Proteins encoded by one window of Arabidopsis thaliana chromosome 2, partial sequence:
- the ATI1 gene encoding mesoderm induction early response protein (unknown protein; FUNCTIONS IN: molecular_function unknown; INVOLVED IN: biological_process unknown; LOCATED IN: cellular_component unknown; EXPRESSED IN: 25 plant structures; EXPRESSED DURING: 15 growth stages; BEST Arabidopsis thaliana protein match is: unknown protein (TAIR:AT4G00355.2); Has 93 Blast hits to 90 proteins in 15 species: Archae - 0; Bacteria - 0; Metazoa - 0; Fungi - 0; Plants - 93; Viruses - 0; Other Eukaryotes - 0 (source: NCBI BLink).) — MANNEEHPPRGNEWEVVSLTSSAYAAAPGPYNVESRDVRKYDAYYGAETSRDLYMSEHFVFPPSEHENLPIDESLFVAEQRKDGRDLMLEGQGLSDQFHYEAGNNQQSIYGESALGSSRHMESFGSESAVYEHGLVDAEGNLDLHSDGEGEKDVKKSTHNLPCEAWWKRRAISMYSRTREANAIWSLFFAAAVTGLVVLGQRWQQERWQVLQLKWQSSISSEKLGRVLEPLSRLKDVIVRSNPQASLVRSGSSSEV, encoded by the exons ATGGCTAACAATGAGGAGCATCCTCCTCGAGGGAATGAATGGGAAGTCGTCTCGCTCACTTCATCAGCTTATGCTGCTGCTCCTGGTCCGTATAACGTTGAATCAAGAGATGTGCGCAAGTATGATGCTTACTATGGAGCGGAAACTTCACGTGATCTGTACATGTCTGAACACTTTGTATTCCCACCTAGTGAGCATGAGAATTTACCCATTGATGAATCTTTATTCGTGGCGGAGCAAAGAAAGGATGGCCGAGACTTGATGCTGGAAGGTCAGGGATTGTCTGATCAGTTTCATTATGAAGCTGGAAACAACCAACAGAGTATCTATGGTGAATCTGCGCTTGGTTCTTCTAGACACATGGAATCATTCGGAAGCGAATCAGCCGTGTATGAACACGGATTAGTTGATGCAGAGGGAAACTTAGATCTCCATTCTGATGGTGAGGGTGAAAAGGAtgtaaaaaaatcaacacaCAACCTTCCTTGTGAAGCTTGGTGGAAAAGGAGAGCTATTTCTATGTATTCACGCACAAGAGAAGCAAATGCGATATGGTCCTTATTCTTTGCAGCTGCGGTCACAGGACTCGTAGTTCTTGGTCAACGCTGGCAACAAGAGAGGTGGCAGGTTTTGCAACTCAAGTGGCAATCAAGCATCAGTAGCGAG AAACTGGGCAGAGTACTTGAACCTCTCTCGCGCTTGAAAGACGTGATTGTGAGAAGTAACCCACAAGCTTCTCTCGTAAGGAGTGGCTCCTCCAGTGAGGTCTAG
- a CDS encoding ribosomal RNA small subunit methyltransferase G (unknown protein; FUNCTIONS IN: molecular_function unknown; INVOLVED IN: biological_process unknown; LOCATED IN: chloroplast, chloroplast stroma; EXPRESSED IN: 22 plant structures; EXPRESSED DURING: 13 growth stages; Has 312 Blast hits to 312 proteins in 90 species: Archae - 0; Bacteria - 131; Metazoa - 0; Fungi - 0; Plants - 67; Viruses - 0; Other Eukaryotes - 114 (source: NCBI BLink).): protein MGDLYALDFDGVLCDSCGESSLSAVKAAKVRWPDLFEGVDSALEEWIVDQMHIVRPVVETGYENLLLVRLLLETKIPSIRKSSVAEGLTVDGILESWAKFKPVIMEAWDEDRDALVDLFGKVRDDWINKDLTTWIGANRFYPGVSDALKFASSKIYIVTTKQGRFAEALLREIAGVIIPSERIYGLGSGPKVEVLKLLQDKPEHQGLTLHFVEDRLATLKNVIKEPELDKWSLYLGTWGYNTEKERAEAAGIPRIQVIELSTFSNKLK from the exons atggGAGATCTCTACGCTTTGGACTTCGATGGAGTTCTCTGTGATAGTTGTGGAGAAAGCTCTCTATCTGCTGTTAAG GCAGCCAAAGTGAGATGGCCTGATTTGTTCGAAGGAGTTGATTCCGCTTTAGAGGAATGGATCGTCGATCAAATGCATATT GTGAGACCTGTGGTTGAAACTGGCTATGAAAATCTTCTACTTGTGCGGCTGTTATTGGAGACCAAGATACCGTCTATTCGAAAATCTTCA GTTGCAGAGGGGTTGACGGTTGATGGGATACTGGAGAGCTGGGCAAAGTTTAAGCCCGTGATCATGGAAGCTTGGGATGAAGATAGAGATGCTTTGGTAGATTTGTTTGGAAAAGTTAGAGATGATTGGATTAACAAGGACTTGACAACTTGGATTGGTGCCAATAG ATTCTACCCAGGAGTTTCAGATGCACTGAAATTTGCCAGCTCAAAGATTTATATCGTTACCACGAAACAG GGCCGCTTTGCAGAAGCGTTACTGCGTGAAATAGCAGGTGTAATCATACCATCAGAAAGGATTTATGGTTTGGGTTCAGG GCCAAAGGTGGAAGTTCTAAAGCTACTTCAAGATAAACCAGAACATCAGGGCTTGACGCTGCA TTTCGTGGAAGACAGACTCGCAACGCTGAAAAATGTCATAAAAGAGCCTGAATTAGACAAATGGAGTTTATACCTAG GAACCTGGGGATACAACactgagaaagagagagctgAAGCAGCAGGCATTCCCAGGATTCAGGTTATTGAGCTCTCCACGTTTAGCAATAAGCTTAAATGA
- a CDS encoding ribosomal RNA small subunit methyltransferase G (unknown protein; FUNCTIONS IN: molecular_function unknown; INVOLVED IN: biological_process unknown; LOCATED IN: chloroplast; EXPRESSED IN: 22 plant structures; EXPRESSED DURING: 13 growth stages; Has 35333 Blast hits to 34131 proteins in 2444 species: Archae - 798; Bacteria - 22429; Metazoa - 974; Fungi - 991; Plants - 531; Viruses - 0; Other Eukaryotes - 9610 (source: NCBI BLink).), producing MGDLYALDFDGVLCDSCGESSLSAVKAAKVRWPDLFEGVDSALEEWIVDQMHIVRPVVETGYENLLLVRLLLETKIPSIRKSSVAEGLTVDGILESWAKFKPVIMEAWDEDRDALVDLFGKVRDDWINKDLTTWIGANRFYPGVSDALKFASSKIYIVTTKQGRFAEALLREIAGVIIPSERIYGLGSGPKVEVLKLLQDKPEHQGLTLQ from the exons atggGAGATCTCTACGCTTTGGACTTCGATGGAGTTCTCTGTGATAGTTGTGGAGAAAGCTCTCTATCTGCTGTTAAG GCAGCCAAAGTGAGATGGCCTGATTTGTTCGAAGGAGTTGATTCCGCTTTAGAGGAATGGATCGTCGATCAAATGCATATT GTGAGACCTGTGGTTGAAACTGGCTATGAAAATCTTCTACTTGTGCGGCTGTTATTGGAGACCAAGATACCGTCTATTCGAAAATCTTCA GTTGCAGAGGGGTTGACGGTTGATGGGATACTGGAGAGCTGGGCAAAGTTTAAGCCCGTGATCATGGAAGCTTGGGATGAAGATAGAGATGCTTTGGTAGATTTGTTTGGAAAAGTTAGAGATGATTGGATTAACAAGGACTTGACAACTTGGATTGGTGCCAATAG ATTCTACCCAGGAGTTTCAGATGCACTGAAATTTGCCAGCTCAAAGATTTATATCGTTACCACGAAACAG GGCCGCTTTGCAGAAGCGTTACTGCGTGAAATAGCAGGTGTAATCATACCATCAGAAAGGATTTATGGTTTGGGTTCAGG GCCAAAGGTGGAAGTTCTAAAGCTACTTCAAGATAAACCAGAACATCAGGGCTTGACGCTGCAGTAA
- a CDS encoding ribosomal RNA small subunit methyltransferase G (unknown protein; FUNCTIONS IN: molecular_function unknown; INVOLVED IN: biological_process unknown; LOCATED IN: chloroplast; EXPRESSED IN: 22 plant structures; EXPRESSED DURING: 13 growth stages; Has 35333 Blast hits to 34131 proteins in 2444 species: Archae - 798; Bacteria - 22429; Metazoa - 974; Fungi - 991; Plants - 531; Viruses - 0; Other Eukaryotes - 9610 (source: NCBI BLink).), with product MGDLYALDFDGVLCDSCGESSLSAVKAAKVRWPDLFEGVDSALEEWIVDQMHIVRPVVETGYENLLLVRLLLETKIPSIRKSSVAEGLTVDGILESWAKFKPVIMEAWDEDRDALVDLFGKVRDDWINKDLTTWIGANRFYPGVSDALKFASSKIYIVTTKQGRFAEALLREIAGVIIPSERIYGLGSGPKVEVLKLLQDKPEHQGLTLQLATLKNVIKEPELDKWSLYLGTWGYNTEKERAEAAGIPRIQVIELSTFSNKLK from the exons atggGAGATCTCTACGCTTTGGACTTCGATGGAGTTCTCTGTGATAGTTGTGGAGAAAGCTCTCTATCTGCTGTTAAG GCAGCCAAAGTGAGATGGCCTGATTTGTTCGAAGGAGTTGATTCCGCTTTAGAGGAATGGATCGTCGATCAAATGCATATT GTGAGACCTGTGGTTGAAACTGGCTATGAAAATCTTCTACTTGTGCGGCTGTTATTGGAGACCAAGATACCGTCTATTCGAAAATCTTCA GTTGCAGAGGGGTTGACGGTTGATGGGATACTGGAGAGCTGGGCAAAGTTTAAGCCCGTGATCATGGAAGCTTGGGATGAAGATAGAGATGCTTTGGTAGATTTGTTTGGAAAAGTTAGAGATGATTGGATTAACAAGGACTTGACAACTTGGATTGGTGCCAATAG ATTCTACCCAGGAGTTTCAGATGCACTGAAATTTGCCAGCTCAAAGATTTATATCGTTACCACGAAACAG GGCCGCTTTGCAGAAGCGTTACTGCGTGAAATAGCAGGTGTAATCATACCATCAGAAAGGATTTATGGTTTGGGTTCAGG GCCAAAGGTGGAAGTTCTAAAGCTACTTCAAGATAAACCAGAACATCAGGGCTTGACGCTGCA ACTCGCAACGCTGAAAAATGTCATAAAAGAGCCTGAATTAGACAAATGGAGTTTATACCTAG GAACCTGGGGATACAACactgagaaagagagagctgAAGCAGCAGGCATTCCCAGGATTCAGGTTATTGAGCTCTCCACGTTTAGCAATAAGCTTAAATGA
- a CDS encoding LDL receptor wingless signaling/trafficking chaperone (FUNCTIONS IN: molecular_function unknown; INVOLVED IN: biological_process unknown; LOCATED IN: endomembrane system; EXPRESSED IN: 24 plant structures; EXPRESSED DURING: 15 growth stages; CONTAINS InterPro DOMAIN/s: Mesoderm development candidate 2 (InterPro:IPR019330); Has 31 Blast hits to 31 proteins in 13 species: Archae - 0; Bacteria - 0; Metazoa - 5; Fungi - 0; Plants - 26; Viruses - 0; Other Eukaryotes - 0 (source: NCBI BLink).), producing MEKIVRSSSLILLVGLLLFMNFHGFVRIAEATKRRIEISDDLDDVEDNEEDESWKEWGKKATTPEFDPPPDFTNMGFDQIQEEMAKRTFGTVVGFVKLRLGVPRTKDVVIDIAMKWTKVLRTGGIGVRFMAVDRSTVMFNMQNGKLVTELREFVLSQEEAYEVKIGKQEFRRPGDPPFEDVFDKFQAEQRKDHEDGDGNKNDLTKDEL from the exons ATGGAGAAGATCGTTCGTTCTTCTTCGCTGATTCTACTTGTTGGCCTCCttctttttatgaattttcacGGATTTGTCCGGATCGCCGAAGCAACGAAGCGACGGATCGAGATCTCCGATGACCTAGACGACGTTgaagacaatgaagaagacgagTCATGGAAAGAGTGGGGGAAGAAAGCAACGACCCCGGAATTTGATCCGCCTCCGGATTTCACCAATATGGGATTCGATCAGATCCAAGAGGAAATGGCTAAACGGACTTTTGGAACCGTCGTCGGTTTCGTCAAGCTCCGGTTAGGCGTCCCCCGTACCAAG GATGTGGTGATTGATATTGCTATGAAATGGACAAAAGTTTTAAGAACAGGAGGGATAGGAGTAAGATTCATGGCTGTAGATCGAAGCACAGTGATGTTCAATATGCAAAATGGGAAGCTTGTGACTGAG CTAAGGGAATTCGTGCTGagccaagaagaagcttacgAGGTCAAGATAGGGAAGCAAGAGTTTAGAAGACCTGGAGATCCTCCATTTGAAGATGTCTTTGACAAATTTCAAGCTGAGCAAAGGAAAGATCACGAAGATGGTGATGGTAACAAGAATGATCTTACTAAGGATGAATTATAG